Genomic DNA from Equus asinus isolate D_3611 breed Donkey chromosome 10, EquAss-T2T_v2, whole genome shotgun sequence:
gctgtggggagaaaggaCGTTGGAGCACGGCTCATGGAACAGGGAATGTTGAAAATTAAGAGAGCACATGCTCTGTGTACCTGTCATTTTGCTCCTGAGCGTCTGTCTCGGTTCCTCATACCTATTTCTAGGGGAGTGTGTAAGAGGATCTTCCTTGTAGCATTGCTCTAGTAGGGGAATGGGACAAGCCTACCTGTCCATAACGAGGGAGAGGACAGGTAAGATGGGTTGTATGCAAACTCTGGTCCCCCAGGCAGGAGTTAGATGTACACAGAGCAGAGGATATGATTCTTCAAAATAACGTGAGAGAATAaagcaaaatagaggaaaacctCTCTGGCTTAATTCCGTTTGGGCGCATTAAAGATACAGCacatgaaactattctgtatgatactgtaacatGTCATTATTacatggtggatacatgtcattattcctttgtcaaaacccatagaatgtacaacacaaagagtgaaaccTAAGGTAAAGCATGGAATTTAGTTATAATAATGTATCCACATTGGTTCATTAGTTGAAACAGTGTACCACCCTGCTACAGGACTGTACAACCTTTAGTAGCTTCCCCGGCCCCACTGCACCAATGCCAGTAGCATCCTGTCCTCTGCATGAGCCAAACAACCAAACGTGGCTCCAGACATGTACAAATATTCCGTAGGGGTCAGAATCACCCAAGATGAGAACTACTGACCTAGAGGCCACAAAGGGCACCCAGGTGGGTGAGAAGCAGGGACCCAGAAGCGGTAACCCGAGAAGATCCCTCCCAAAGAAAGAACCTCTCTTAGGACCCTTCTCCGTGGCTCTGGACCCCATGTCCAGGCTGTGCAGTGCTCCCCACAACTGTCTGATCCGCCCCTCCTAACCTCGCCATCCTGGTCCCCCTCAGGCTGGGCAGCCTCTCCCATGAAGCGGCCAGCAGGAGAGGGCAGAAGAAGCTCTCCCGCTTGATGCTATGAGCAGCACACATAGGCAGGTGTGGAGCAGACCTCGGCGCTCCTCCAGTTGACGCCGTGTGCTTTATCCCTGCTGCAGCCTTCCCAGCACGCTGTTCCCCAGGGCCTCTCCAGGACTCCAACCTAGAGGATCTGTCCACAGGGtctggagaggccaggagggaccTCAGTTGGCCTTTGGGGCCCTGCAGCCTCCACTGAACCTCCAGTTCTGCACACACAGCAAGGGCACCCTGCCACCTCTCTCTGCCGAGAAAGGTCTCAGTCACTGCTGAGGGCTGAAGAGCTCCCAGTCAAGGGGAGACAGGGCTGGGTACAGATGCCTCAACTCTTGGGGTCCTGGCGGGGTCAGAGGGAAGGTGGGAGCTGCAGGAACCAGAGTGGGAATCCAGGGCTGTGCTCTTGGTGTGGACAGCTGAGGCTTCCCAGGATAAGGGCAATTTGGAGCTGGTCTTGGAGAGAGGATTCTCTTGGGCTATAGGTGTGCTCAGTGTCTTCTGGACAAAGTGGATAGCCCCGCCTCTCTTCTTGGTCAAGTTCTAGCCTGTCCCTGTTGTCCTGCCATCCATGCCAGACCATCTGGCACGAGCATATTCCTCTGAGTTATATAGTAAAACCTAAATCTTTGGTCTTTTGGAGTTGTACCTGGTTCCTGATCCTCTGATAAGAGTGTATTTGTTTGTAACAGGATGACTGGAGGATGTGGGTTTATAAAGTATCTTTTGTCTCCAAATAAACACATGCCTTGCCAGTGAGTACAATTTCATCCCCCAGAGGCCCTTTCCTGGATCCTTAGTCCTACAGGATTCCCAACACCAGCAggagagtcagacagacctaaAGTTCCACGTGACTCCCTTCATTCACATGTCGTGTGACCTGCACCAACATTACTCATCTGTGTAGGGGTGTATCTGTATGTAGCCTCTGACCTCTCTTTGTGCCAccctgaagtagcacttctgctcttgAACACATTCCCTGAATAGGTACAAGTAGCAGGGTAATGAGAAACTGACGTTTTCCCTTAAGTTAcaaggggaaaaaggagaaaggatttCCATAAGATGTCACACAATAGCACCCTCCTAACATGCTGTGTGTTCTCACCCAAACACGgagccctcttttctttctctctctctccctccctcatgtCCCTTCTCTATCCTTTCCTCATGTGCAAATTGCCATCTTAcaacctctttctccttcttcctgcttctttcAGATTTTGCACCATATTCTTTTAAATCCAATTTGATGTTCAAATCATTTTAAAGGACTCCATCACTCCTAGTCCTCTCTCTCTGTATTTATTCTGAATCCTTTACTCAGCTCAGCTCAACAGAGAAAACATCCCTTAGAGTGTTTCACTCCCAAAGGCGGTGAAGAATGTTAAACAGTAAACCATTTTCTCAGAGACaagtacttcattttcttttgtatgtttgtcacaattaaaaagaaaagaataagaaaacactAGACACAATGCTTGATACAAAGGAAGGACTCAGTGCTGGTGGGATTTATTATTATCCTATTTTTCTTCATTCGTATTTGGTGGGGCGTAATAAAGTCTTCCCCTGCTTGTCCATTCAGGAAGGACCACGAGCATCAGTGCCCAGACACATCCAGGTGATGCTCCCCACCTGCCCACAGAGAGATAACACATTCTTAGGCTTAGATACTGGATTGGAGTCCATCACACTCAGTCATTAACAGGAGATCGTGATTGCCCAGcctctggaggaggaagaaaacaaattaagGAAAAGCAAATAGCTAGATTGTGCTGAACTCCTACGAAGTGTGGGTATTTTCACTCAGCTGAGTCCTTACAACAGCCTTTTGGGGACATAAATATCTCAGCCATTCTACCATAGTTCCTCACCCACAAATTGTCAGGAGCGGAGGAGACAGAATTTTCTGAGGAAGCTTTTTTTTATGGCATTCTTCAGCTCCTTATTCCTGAGACTGAAAATGACTGGGCTAAGAAAGGGCGTGAAGACTGTATAGGTGGTGGCCATCAGGGAGTTACTGTCCATAGAATGAGGGCCCTTGGGCTTGAGGTAGATGATGGAGGCAAAACCGTAGTGCACGACCACCACAGTGAGGTGGGACACACATGTGGAGAAGGTCTTGTGCCGGCCCTCAGCAGAGGGGATCCGCAAGATGGCAGACACAATGAAGACAtaggagaggaagatgaggaacaAACAGCCCAACAGAGCAGTGACACACACCAGGATCACACCCAAGGTGACAGAGGATGTCTCCTTCCCACAGGACAACTTCAAGAGGGAAAGTACGTGGCAGAAAAAATGGTGCATCATATTAGACCCACAGAAGTTGAGGTGAAAAACTATTACAGTCACCATCATCCCCATGACTGAGCCACCAGCCCAGCACCAAGATACAAGATGCGCACAGTCACGGGGACTCATGAGCACATTGTAGCGCAGAGGGTGACAGATGGCCACGTAGCGGTCATAGCCCATGATCATGAGCAGGAAGGAGTGTGTGAAGCCAAACGTGAAGGAGAAGAACATCTGGCTGGCACAGGCCACAAAGGTGATGGAGTGATGGGTGGAGAGCATGTCCACCAGCATGCGAGGGGTGACAGCCACAGTGAACAGAATCTCAGAGATGGAGAGGGCACACAGGAAGAGGTACATGGGCGTGTGGAGGCTGCGCTCGCTCCAGATGGTGGCCATGATGAGCAGGTTCCCCAGCAGCGTGAACAGGTGCATCAGCAGGAAAAGcaggaagaaggcaggcaggAGATGCTGGGGGAAGGTGGAGAAGCCAATGAGGATGAATTCAGTCACCGTGCTCCAGTTCTGAGCAGGCAAGGATGCTGCATCTGCTCAGATCAGAAACAGAATGAAGCACGGTGATTAAAGCATAGATTCTAATTGACACTTGATGGCAATTTCAGAGCTTTATACTATTGAGCAATTGGCTTAACTTTTCTGGGTCTCACAATCTTCATGCACAACAAGGAGTAAATCATAAGAGTCCTTACTATCAGCACTGGAATAGATAGAATGAGATCAGCATATTACATAGTCAAGACATAGTTTGACTACTGACTTTTTACTAACAGTGAGTAAAAGAGATAAAAGTTCCCAGGCTGTAATCATTAAAGACAGATAGAGATGGTCTGTGTAATGTTCTCTTGAATGGTGTGGCTGTTCAGGAAAACATATATTTGGATCTTGggcttaaaaaaatcttttttctctcagaATCTCTTTTTTAACTAATTAACCCATTTATGCTTGTTTTAATACTATTTTATTGGTATGTATATCTGCcatcttattttgtatttgtgtttGCTCTTCtgaaggaacagaatagaaatttgaaaatagaagGATGGATGACTATATGCCAGGCAAATATACCCAGTGAGAGTTGTTGCAGCAATCTTGATAACAGACAAAACGGATTTAAGGAAGCAAGAATCATAATGTCTCCATTATGACCAGTCGCTAAAAGGAAGCAGGAATCCTGGAGAAATGGTCTGAGTACGAAAGAAAGCCTAGGACGTGTCTGCCATTGTGAAATGGAACTTTCCCTGAGTAATGGGCTAGCGTTAAGAGGATACAGGAACCAGGTTGAAAACGTGCCCATTGGCCAAAGCTGATCATGAAATAATGATCGTTGTACAGAGGATGCAGGGTCAAACTACATGATACCATGGGGAGGCAACAGACAAATTCAGAAGGCAGAACCTTCCATAGAAACTGGTTTGGTCTCATCAATAAACCAGGTGATGAAAAGGACGAAGAGAAATTCAAGTGACGTAACAAGCCGATGCAATATAGGGTACTAGATTGGATCCTGATGTAGATAAACCATCTGCAAAGTATTTTTAAGGCAACAGAGAAAACTTTGATCATGGTATGAATGAATGATTGGgttgaaaatattaagaaatcatTATTAATTTAATCATTAAGTGTATTCTCGTTATTGTTGGGTGCAAAGCAAAACATACTTAGTTTTTAAATGcatactgaaatttaaaaattacacacaTACACCTAGtgataaagaaataatattttataaatgttagaaGACTATCTTAGTGAGCAGCATAAATATCATTAATCTGTGAAACAATGCATCCTGGAATATTAAGTAATAATTAATTGACACAACATCAATGAAagagatagaaatagaaatagcTAAATCAATAATAGATAAATTATAGTTAGATATTTTAACAGAATTCAGAAATGCAATTTGTGAATTATTAATTGAAATGCAATTAATAATATTGAGACATTAGCTATTGGGTATATTTagactcttccaaaaaagtgaTCAAACGTTATCAAACACAGAGAGGACTTTTACAAAAATTGACTCTGTATTAGGACATAAGACATTTTCCATCAATTCCACGGTTACCTATTATATAGATTATAATAcactaaaattagaaattaatggAGAAGGAATAGCTTTTCCAATCCCTTCTGTTTGGaagctaaatttattttaattaatctaGGTTTCAACAATAaatcaagaaaattcagaaatattttaattaaataatttaagcaTTGAACGTGAAATCTTTGATCTCAAATAGCCTTATTTTGGAAATATAtacctttaaatatatttatcaggAAATGAAATCAAGGAAACATCATGCTTAATAAAACCCATGTCAGGTTATTGGAAAATATTAGTTCGATAGAGAGAAACAAGGCGAAGGTGCCagtaacaaaacataaaattaacactgggaaataaaaataatggatattttttaaattactaaaaataGTACTAAAAATATGAGTAGGTAAATTTGAACTATGGGTGATAAATGAATTCTTAGAAAATATACAATTCTAAAACTGATGCACGAAAAAATAGAAGCCCTGGATGTGGAAATAAGCTTTAAGGAAGTTGAGAAGTTTCGTCAAGGACCGTCCCTACCTAATGTTGTTGGCCCCAGTGCGTTTGCAGGTGAGCTCTCCTAAACTGTAAGGAAGAACTGGAACGTTATACACGttcttcaaaaaacagaaaaacacatatGAAATCGACTGCACTCACTTCCTCAGGTTAATGCAATCTTGATTCTAAAGCCAGGTAGAACGTTTATAAGAGCAGACATTTACGTTTCCCCTATCCGTGTGGATTTTAAAATCCATCATAAGACATAACCTAGTCAAATGCAACGgtttatgaaaaacagtatattGTGATCAAGTGGTGTGGGACGATTCCATGAACGAGAAGGATGGTTGGACAT
This window encodes:
- the LOC106831777 gene encoding olfactory receptor 10H4-like, with the translated sequence MASSMLKNSRDNAASLPAQNWSTVTEFILIGFSTFPQHLLPAFFLLFLLMHLFTLLGNLLIMATIWSERSLHTPMYLFLCALSISEILFTVAVTPRMLVDMLSTHHSITFVACASQMFFSFTFGFTHSFLLMIMGYDRYVAICHPLRYNVLMSPRDCAHLVSWCWAGGSVMGMMVTVIVFHLNFCGSNMMHHFFCHVLSLLKLSCGKETSSVTLGVILVCVTALLGCLFLIFLSYVFIVSAILRIPSAEGRHKTFSTCVSHLTVVVVHYGFASIIYLKPKGPHSMDSNSLMATTYTVFTPFLSPVIFSLRNKELKNAIKKSFLRKFCLLRS